From the Glandiceps talaboti chromosome 12, keGlaTala1.1, whole genome shotgun sequence genome, one window contains:
- the LOC144443694 gene encoding carbonyl reductase [NADPH] 1-like, with protein MERRVAVVTGSNKGIGFAIVKALCKQFDGDVYLTARDEARGHKAVKDLEGEGLHPKFHQLDITSLESIRRLKKHLEEKHGGLDVLVNNAAIAYDMASTVPFPEQAENSVGCNFFGVLNTCKELFPLLRPHSRVVHIATLLGPKAIKKLSQELHNSFVSPDLTESELISLMEKFVSDTKAGNHQEKGWANSAYGMSKAGVLALMSIQVKELKADPREDILINSCCPGYVKTDMSNNKGGKSPEEGAETPVELALLPPNIGQPNGELLSKMKVTPWGE; from the exons ATGGAAAGGCGGGTTGCGGTG GTAACAGGCAGTAACAAAGGGATTGGATTTGCTATCGTGAAGGCACTTTGTAAACAGTTTGATGGTGATGTCTACTTAACTGCCAGGGATGAGGCACGAGGGCACAAAGCTGTCAAAGATTTAGAAGGAGAAGGCCTACATCCCAAGTTTCACCAGCTAGATATAACATCTCTAGAAAGTATACGCAGATTAAAGAAACACTTGGAAGAAAAACATGGAGGGCTAGATGTCTTGGTGAACAATGCAGCCATTGCATATGAT ATGGCTAGCACAGTACCATTTCCAGAACAAGCTGAAAACTCAGTTGGATGTAATTTCTTTGGAGTTCTTAACACTTGCAAGGAGCTGTTTCCACTTCTCAGACCACATAGTCG AGTTGTCCACATAGCCACTTTACTCGGTCCTAAGGCCATTAAGAAACTGAGCCAAGAATTACATAATTCTTTCGTATCACCAGACCTAACAGAATCGGAATTAATATCATTGATGGAGAAGTTTGTGAG TGACACTAAGGCTGGGAATCACCAAGAGAAAGGGTGGGCAAACTCAGCATATGGTATGTCTAAGGCTGGCGTCTTAGCTTTAATGTCCATACAAGTAAAGGAATTAAAAGCTGATCCAAGGGAAGatatattgattaattca TGTTGTCCTGGATACGTTAAGACTGACATGAGCAATAACAAAGGTGGAAAATCACCTGAAGAAGGAGCAGAGACACCGGTAGAACTGGCATTACTACCACCCAACATTGGACAACCAAATGGAGAATTGTTGTCAAAAATGAAAGTAACACCTTGGGGAGAGTAA
- the LOC144443227 gene encoding carbonyl reductase [NADPH] 1-like, whose product MERRVAVVTGSNKGIGFAIVKALCKQFDGDVYLTARDEARGHKAVKDLEGEGLHPKFHQLDITSLESIRRLKKHLEEKHGGLDVLVNNAAIAYDVASKVPFPEQAENSVGCNFFGVLNTCKELFPLLRPHSRVVHIASFVGPMVIKKLGQELRNSFVSPDLTESELISLMEKFVSDTKAGNHQEKGWVNSAYGTSKVGVLALTSIQVKELKADPREDILINSCCPGYVKTDMSNNKGSKSPEEGAETPVELALLAPNIGQPNGEFLSKKKVTPWRE is encoded by the exons ATGGAAAGGCGGGTTGCGGTG GTAACAGGCAGTAACAAAGGGATCGGATTTGCTATCGTGAAGGCACTTTGTAAACAGTTTGATGGTGATGTCTACTTAACTGCCAGAGATGAGGCGAGAGGGCACAAAGCTGTCAAAGATTTAGAAGGAGAAGGCCTACATCCCAAGTTCCACCAGCTAGATATAACATCTCTAGAAAGTATACGCAGATTAAAGAAACACTTGGAAGAAAAACATGGAGGGCTAGATGTCTTGGTGAACAATGCAGCCATTGCATATGAT GTGGCTAGCAAAGTACCATTTCCAGAACAAGCTGAAAACTCAGTTGGATGTAATTTCTTTGGAGTTCTTAACACTTGCAAGGAGCTATTTCCACTTCTCAGACCACATAGTCG AGTTGTCCACATAGCAAGTTTTGTCGGTCCTATGGTCATTAAGAAACTGGGCCAAGAATTACGCAATTCTTTTGTATCACCAGACCTAACGGAATCTGAATTAATATCATTGATGGAGAAGTTTGTGAG TGACACTAAGGCTGGGAATCACCAAGAGAAAGGGTGGGTAAACTCAGCATATGGCACATCTAAGGTTGGAGTCTTAGCTTTAACGTCCATACAAGTAAAGGAATTAAAAGCTGATCCAAGAGAAGatatattgattaattca TGTTGTCCTGGATACGTTAAGACTGACATGAGCAATAACAAAGGAAGCAAATCACCAGAAGAAGGAGCAGAGACACCGGTAGAACTGGCATTACTAGCACCCAACATTGGACAACCAAACGgagaatttttgtcaaaaaagaaAGTAACACCTTGGAGAGAGTAA
- the LOC144443696 gene encoding carbonyl reductase [NADPH] 1-like: protein MPALVILVTGSNKGIGFAIVKALCKQFDGDVYLTARDEARGHKAVKDLEGEGLHPKFHQLDITSLESIRRLKKHLEEKHGGLDVLVNNAAIAYDVRNTVPFPEQAENSIECNFFGVLNTCKELFPLLRPHSRYVGVRT from the exons ATGCCAGCGTTGGTAATTTTA GTAACAGGCAGTAACAAAGGGATCGGATTTGCTATCGTGAAGGCACTTTGTAAACAGTTTGATGGTGATGTCTACTTAACTGCCAGGGATGAGGCGCGAGGGCACAAAGCTGTCAAAGATTTAGAAGGAGAAGGCCTACATCCCAAGTTCCACCAGCTAGATATAACATCTCTAGAAAGTATACGCAGATTAAAGAAACACTTGGAAGAAAAACATGGAGGGCTAGATGTCTTGGTGAACAATGCAGCCATTGCATACGATGTAAGGAA CACAGTACCATTTCCAGAACAAGCTGAAAACTCAATTGAATGTAATTTCTTTGGAGTTCTTAACACTTGCAAGGAGCTGTTTCCACTTCTCAGACCACATAGTCGGTATGTTGGTGTCAGAACATGA
- the LOC144443477 gene encoding carbonyl reductase [NADPH] 1-like, producing the protein MERRVAVVTGSNKGIGFAIVKALCKQFDGDVYLTARDEARGHKAVKDLEGEGLHPKFHQLDITSLESIRRLKKHLEEKHGGLDVLVNNAAIAYNVASTVPFPEQAENSVGCNFFGVLNTCKELFPLLRPHSRVVHVASLLGPMVIKKLGQEFRNSFVSPDLTESELISLMEKFVSDTKAGNHQEKGWVNSAYGTSKAGVLALMSIQVKELKADPREDILINSCCPGFVKTDMSNNKGEKSPEEGAETPVELALLAPNIGQPNGEFLSEKKVTPWRE; encoded by the exons ATGGAAAGACGGGTTGCGGTG GTAACAGGCAGTAACAAAGGGATTGGATTTGCTATCGTGAAGGCACTTTGTAAACAGTTTGATGGTGATGTCTACTTAACTGCCAGGGATGAGGCGAGAGGGCACAAAGCTGTCAAAGATTTAGAAGGAGAAGGCCTACATCCCAAGTTTCACCAGCTAGATATAACATCTCTAGAAAGTATACGCAGATTAAAGAAACACTTGGAAGAAAAACATGGAGGGCTAGATGTCTTGGTGAACAATGCAGCCATTGCATACAAT GTGGCTAGCACAGTACCATTTCCAGAACAAGCTGAAAACTCAGTTGGATGTAATTTCTTTGGAGTTCTTAACACTTGTAAGGAGCTATTTCCACTTCTAAGACCACATAGTCG AGTTGTCCACGTAGCCAGTTTACTTGGTCCTATGGTCATTAAAAAACTGGGCCAAGAATTCCGTAATTCTTTTGTATCACCAGACCTAACAGAATCTGAATTAATATCATTGATGGAGAAGTTTGTAAG TGACACTAAGGCTGGGAATCACCAAGAGAAAGGGTGGGTAAACTCGGCATATGGCACGTCTAAGGCTGGCGTCTTAGCTTTAATGTCCATACAAGTAAAGGAATTAAAAGCTGATCCAAGGGAAGatatattgattaattca TGTTGTCCTGGATTTGTTAAGACTGACATGAGCAATAACAAAGGTGAAAAATCACCCGAAGAAGGAGCAGAGACACCGGTAGAACTGGCATTACTAGCACCCAACATTGGACAACCAAACGGAGAATTTTTGTCAGAAAAGAAAGTAACACCTTGGAGAGAGTAA